From Salmo salar chromosome ssa04, Ssal_v3.1, whole genome shotgun sequence, one genomic window encodes:
- the LOC123742528 gene encoding zinc finger protein C25B8.19c-like, producing MANCMVFHTQIASVMEVLANAAVAEICKLVDDDYAVFRLEVTQSQKENRTLRRKLQLLELKMARERAERTMRERVLASRPRSVKILDQYRGMARGEGHLTGGHRSFVKPAGHNTWRDDQPITVDEGSGTSTQHIIVIESAEAAGPGVKQEMAEGEEDPRHSRDSQTAAAGSPLVATEDPTTAPAQPSSITEVSGTPNILFKTETYPKTSMVLGRLGCPAPHSEYLLHGNLTTVLSHQDSGDVLQTVNDPSCSYATEKQMISGDMPVGLDTQTNPMRGDWNQYSSSVYSEGRLDKKGEGLVVDEVTVKVEDDAPLTWNTDQTHLGEGHSQGNSSDFLDYRESLETNLNVGTHSPLHAFRDRDPVSTSMGSSDSHSHVLFDQVLNSNDGVRAQARGGGATSGKSKEKRFLCMFCNKGFSCPQKVEIHQRVHTGEKPYSCTQCHIRFAQAGDLKRHQRVHTGEKPFSCTQCNMRFAHAGNLKRHQRVHTGEK from the exons atggctaactgtatggtttttcacactcaaatagcctccgTCATGGAGGTGCTTGCGAAtgcagccgtggcagagatctgtaaactcgtagacgacgattatgcagtgtttcgtttggaagtaactcaaagccagaaagaaaacaggacattgcggaggaaactacagctaCTGGAACTGAAGATGGCACGGGAGCGCGCAGAGAGGACAATGCGGGAGCGCGTCCTCGCAAGTCGCCCAAGAAGTGTCAAGATTCTCGACCAGTACAgaggaatggcaagag GCgaaggacatctcactggaggccacagaagctttgtgaagccagctggacacaatacatggagagatgaccaaccaatcacaGTTGATGAagggagtggaacctcaacccagcacATTATTgtgatagag TCTGCAGAGGCTGCAGGTCCTGGGGTTAAGCAGGAGATGGCTGAAGGAGAAGAGGACCCACGGCACAGCAGAGACAGCCAGACTGCAGCGGCTGGATCGCCCCTTGTAGCCACGGAGGACCCCACCACcgccccagcacagcccagcagCATCACGGAGGTCAGTGGAACGCCGAACATCCTCTTCAAgacagagacataccccaagacttCAATGGTGCTGGGGCGACTGGGCTGTCCTGCTCCCCACTCAGAGTATTTACTTCACGGTAACCTGACGACGGTTCTGTCCCATCAGGACTCCGGTGACGTGTTACAGACTGTCAATGATCCGTCCTGTTCATACGCTACAGAGAAACAGATGATATCTGGTGACATGCCTGTGGGCTTAGATACACAGACAAATCCAATGAGAGGAGACTggaaccagtacagtagtagtgtatactctgaagggCGCCTAGATAAGAAAGGGGAAGGTCTGGTCGTAGATGAGGTGACTGTGAAAGTGGAGGATGACGCTCCTCTGACATGGAATACAGACCAGACTCATTTAGGAGAAGGACACTCGCAGGGCAACAGCAGTGATTTCTTAGACTACAGGGAAAGCTTAGAGACCAATCTAAATGTTGGGACCCACTCCCCTTTACATGCGTTCAGGGATCGCGACCCAGTGTCCACGTCAATGGGGTCTTCCGATTCACACAGCCATGTCCTTTTCGATCAGGTATTGAATTCAAACGACGGGGTTAGAGCCCAGGCTCGGGGTGGGGGAGCAACATCAGGCAAAAGTAAAGAGAAACGGTTCCTttgcatgttctgtaacaaaggcttcagctgcccccagaaggtggagatccaccagagggtccacacaggggagaaaccataCAGCTGTACCCAATGTCACATTCGCTTCGCCCAGGCTGgtgacctgaagaggcaccagagggtccacacaggggagaaacccttcagctgtacccagtgtaaCATGCGTTTTGCCCATGCTGgcaacctgaagaggcaccagagggtccataCAGGGGAGAAATAA